The genomic stretch ACAATGGCTCTTTCATTCATCATTTTCGCTATCGCTTTTGGACTATTCATCCAAGCAGCTGCTACAGAATCTATTGTATGGTTTCTTTTCGCCTCATTCATCTGTGGTGCCGCCAATGCAGTACTCCAAGCTTCAGTAAATCCATATGTAACTATTCTTGGACCTATAGAGTCTGCCGCAAAACGTATTTCCATCATGGGTATTTGCAACAAACTGGCTTGGCCTGCTACTACTCTTTTTATTACCTTAGTAATCGGCAAAACCATAGACCAAATTAAAATGGAGGATTTGTTCCAGCCATTTGGTATCATTATCGGTATTTTCGTTGTATTAGGCATTATCGCCTTAATGGCTCCGTTGCCTGAAGTAAAAGCTGCCGGAGAGGATGCCACCACAGATGCGGAAGAAGCGGTTGCCTGTCCTTATGCAGAAGGTAAAACTTCTATCATGCAATTTCCTCACTTGCTATTAGGAGTAATTGCTCTTTTCCTTTATGTAGGTGTGGAAACCATAGCCTTGGCAACTGCAACCGGATATGCCAAAGCATTGGAGCTGCCGGGTGACAATTACGGATTTATCCCTTCCATCGGTATGGTAGTAGGATACATTTGCGGCGCAACCTTAATCCCTAAATATCTGAGCCAGGCTACCGCAATGAAAATATGTGCCATCATAGCCATCATTGGTTCTGCACTAGTAGCGACCATGCCGGCTGAAATTTCAGTCTACTGCATATTCTTTATGGCATTAGGATGCTCATTAATGTGGCCCGCATTATGGCCTCTCGCAATGGCGGATCTCGGCAAATTCACCAAAGCCGGCTCTTCATTGCTAACCATGGCCATTGCCGGTGGAGCGGTTATGCCATGGGTGCGCGGTATAGTTCAAGATGCAACTAGTTTCCAGACCTCCTATTGGATCTGTGTTCCCTGTTTCCTTTTCATTCTATATTATGGAATGATAGGATATAAAATCAGAACAAAGAAATAATCCTTTTTTCACATTAAAAACGAACTGCCGGCAAAATCAAAAACAGATTTATCATGATAGGCTCCAGCCGCCCCTCACAAAAGGGCGGCTTTTCTTTTGTCTTTAAAAAATATAATCCTACCTTTGCATAAATTATCAATTTGACAATCAACTCAGAAAAATAACTAACTTACAGTATAGCAAAATGAATAAGATTATTTCAAAAGAACATTTCTCGGAAAAGGTCTTTAAATTGGTTATAGAAGCACCTCTGATTGCTAAGTCGCGTAAGGCCGGACATTTCGTAATTGTTCGTGTCGGTGAAAAAGGAGAACGTATGCCACTTACTATCGCCGGTGCCGATCCCGTAAAAGGTACCATCACACTAGTAGTACAGGAAGTTGGTCTTTCTTCTACACGACTTTGTGAATTGAACGAAGGAGATTATATTACAGATGTTGTTGGTCCGCTGGGTAAAGCCACCCACATTGAAAATTTCGGAACTGTAGTCTGTGCCGGAGGAGGAGTAGGCGTTGCTCCGATGCTTCCTATCGTACAGGCTTTGAAAGCTGCCGGCAACCGTGTAATTACCGTATTGGCCGGACGTACCAAAGAATTAATTATCCTTGAGAAAGAAATGCGTGAAAGTTCTGATGAAGTAATCATTATGACAGACGACGGCTCATACGGGCATAAAGGATTAGTGACTGAAGGTGTGGAGGAAGTAATCAAACGTGAAACAGTAAACAAATGTTTCGCCATCGGTCCTGCCATCATGATGAAATTCGTTTGCCTGCTGACTAAAAAATATGAAATTCCCACAGACGTTTCTCTGAACACCATTATGGTGGATGGAACCGGCATGTGTGGTGCCTGCCGTATCACTGTAGGAGGCAAAACACGTTTTGTTTGTGTTGACGGTCCGGAATTCGACGGCCATCAAGTAGATTTTGACGAAATGCTGAAACGCATGGGAGCTTTCAAAGATATTGAAAAAGAAGAAATTCACAAACTAGACACCGAAAAGCCGATGACTTGTGAAGCGACTAAAGAACTGGACGGCCGGGATGCCGAATGGCGTGCAAGCTTACGTAAAGCCATGAAGCCTAAAGAACGAATGGCTATTCCCCGTGTAAAAATGAACGAACTGGATGCAGAATACCGTTCACATAGCCGTAAGGAAGAAGTCAATCTAGGTTTGAATGAAGAGCAAGCTATAACGGAAGCAAAACGTTGTTTGGACTGCCCCAACCCTACTTGTATGAACGGATGCCCCGTAGGAATCAATATCCCGAAATTCATCAAAAATATAGAACGCGGTGAATTCCTTGAAGCTGCCAAAACCTTAAAAGCAACCAGTGCATTACCTGCTGTCTGCGGGCGTGTATGTCCTCAAGAAAAACAGTGTGAATCACAATGCACTCATCTGAAAGCCGGACACGAAGCCGTTGCCATAGGCTATTTGGAACGTTTTGCTGCTGATTACGAACGTGAAAGCGGTCAAATATCCGTACCGGAAGTAGCGGAAAAGAACAATATAAAAGTAGCTGTTATCGGTTCAGGTCCTGCCGGACTCTCATTTGCCGGAGATATGGCTAAACAGGGATACGATGTCACTGTATTCGAAGCTTTACATGAAATAGGGGGCGTATTAAAATATGGTATCCCCGAATTCCGCCTACCAAATAAGATTGTAGATGTAGAAATTGACAATTTATCCAAGATGGGTGTCAAATTCATGAAGGACTGCATCGTAGGAAAGACAATCAGTGTGGAAGACTTGGAAGCAGAAGATTTCAAAGGTATATTTGTAGCATCAGGTGCCGGGCTCCCCAACTTCATGAATATCCCGGGTGAAAATTCTATCAATATCATGTCTTCCAACGAATATCTGACCCGTGTAAATCTAATGGATGCAGCCAGCGAGGATTCGGATACTCCTGTAACATTCGGCAAACGCGTAGCAGTAATCGGCGGTGGTAACACAGCTATGGACTCTGTCCGCACAGCACGCCGCTTAGGAGCAGAACGCGCAATGATTATTTATCGCCGTTCGGAAGAAGAAATGCCTGCCCGTCTGGAGGAAGTGAAACATGCTAAAGAAGAAGGTGTGGAATTTCTGACCCTGCATAACCCCATAGAATATATTGCCGATGAAAAGGGGCGTGTAAAACAAGTAGTTTTACAGAAAATGGAATTAGGCGAACCAGATGCCTCCGGCCGTCGCAGTCCGATAGCTATTCCAGGAGCAACAGAAACCATTGACATCGATATGGCAATAGTCAGCGTAGGCGTCTCCCCTAACCCGATTGTCCCCAGTTCCATCCCGAGATTGGAATTGGGACGCAAAGGAACAATTGCCGTAAATGAAAATATGCAATCGTCAATCCCGACTATTTATGCCGGTGGTGATATTGTGCGTGGTGGAGCTACAGTTATCCTTGCAATGGGTGACGGACGTAAAGCAGCTGCTTCCATGCATGCACAACTCTCCTCCAAATAATATTATCATTTTCACTAATTTAGCCCGTTATTAAAAATACGGGCTATTTTTATTCTATACCGAAATAAATCACACGGACAGAATGGAACCAATAACCCATATAGACCTATATCGCCTATCTGACCAATGTACTGACATCAATTGAAATACATACCATGAATATGAACTCTGTCACTATATCTGGAGATAAAATACAAAACTTTATTACCAAATATTGAGGTAACTATCTAAATGTCTATATGAAGTGTGCTCCATAACAACAAAAGAGGTGTAAACGAATCCTTTTATTAACCAAATAAAATTTAAAGTATTCACATTATAAACAATTAATAACTCAAATTTAACCAGCATTAAACTCACTCCAGATTACTTTTGTTACCAATTATAATCATAAAGAAAAAACGAATGACCCAGAGGGTAAATTTTAGCATATTATTCTGCACTATCAGTATACTGACAGCACAAGCACAATGGAACAAACAGGACTCGATTCGTTTACAGGAGCTATTGAATGGAGATGGAGAACTAAAAATTAACACAGAAGCCGTAAAGTCTATCCATTTCGACTTTAAATCGGACAAAGACAATATAAAAGGTACTCCATTCATGTCCGAAGACAAACCGTGGATGAAGTTTCTGAAAGACTTGCCTAAAAACTTCGGCGACACAACCAAATGGGTACGCCCTAACTTTGTGCGTCTTACTCCCTACACTCCTTACACCACATGGCATGAAGATCCGGTTAATGATCCCATTTTCTTGAAAAGAAAAGACTCTCTGACAATGTCATGGAAACTAAATATCAAACTGATTCCCGGTTTGCGAAACGGCTATGTAATATTACCTGCCGGCATGGATCAAACGGTAACTCCCAGTAATAACCCATTAATAGGAGGACTGGATGCCGACAATTTTCTGTATGAATCTTTAACCAAACGAGGACGTGCCATCCGACGTAATCGTAATCGTGCCAAAGGTTGGAAAATCTATCAAAGTTACGTACCAACCCGACAGGATTCTATCTTGTTTCCTAGAATCAGCAAAGTATCTGAACAAGATTCATTGCCCAAACAAGACACTTTGCTTATCAAAAAGGATTCAGCAATTATTAACCAAAACTCATTACTTCTTAAAGACAAAATAAACGGCAAGGACCAGACAAAGAAAAGCCGCTAAATGATTCCACTTCAGTTCTGTTTTAAATGCCCAAACAGAAAATAATGTAAATACAGCCAATGTGATAACTTCTTGAATCACCTTGAGTTGCATAATATCAAACGGTCCTCCACTATCTTTAAACCCAAGACGATTGGCAGGAACCTGAAGACAATATTCAAAAAAAGCAATTGCCCAACTAAATGCAATCACACCAATCAACGGAAGGGCTGCAAACCAACTAAACTCTTGTCGCATTTTTAAATGACCATACCAAGCAAACGTCATAAAGACATTTGAAAAAATCAGCAATATTACTGAATAAATACCATGAGACAACATATATTTTAATCTATTTTTTATCCGGAAACAATCTGCCTATAATATCCATTACGCTTTTAACAATTGCATATCAACAAGCATTTTTGGAGTGCAAAGATAATGGAAATAATCGAATTAAGAATAATACAATGAGTTATTGCCGTAACAAACATGTTTTATTTCCAATGAACAAAAAAGCAACCAACTCCACTCTTTCAATCTGCTATTTGTTAAGAAAAAAGTTTGTTTGCTAAACCATGTTATAACAAGCGTTTTTTTATTTCTAAAATTTGGAACTATCTCAAGAATACGTACCTTTGCATTGTGTTTTTCATAGTATTAGATTTAAGGTTAACAAAAGATTGGCTGTCTGGGAAGATAGCCTTTTTTATTTTCTCCTTGCCTAGTCCCCCAAATAGTGTTACAGCTAAAAATGCAACAAAATGAAAAAGGCAGAAACAAAGAAGAATCACTTGTAAAAATAGGGGGAGTATAACAGGACAATGTTTTTCCCACATCAGAAAACATGTTTTTTACACGTACGCCCCATATAGTTATACGTACGTACAAACTCATGCGGACGTATATGAAATCTTATATGTCCAGAATAAAATTCCACATCAAAGATAAGGACGTTTTTTAAAAAGATCAAGAGCTTTTCAAAAAAGATAACCGCCTTTTAAAAAAAGAAAAGGAGCTTTTACCGAAACGTCTTGATCTTTTTTACCGTTACCAAGACTTTGTAAGCCATTATTCTATGGAAGTACAAACCCCTTATGCACACTTCTTGCGAGAAAAAAGCCTGAAAACACCCTACTTCCTATCAAGCCTGGAATAGCCTATAAAAAATAGATATAACTGAGGACAAGCATGTTACACGAAAATATGTTTCAGAACGTTATGAGAGCATGAGAGCATAAGTGAGAACAAATATTTTTACCATCTGCATATAAGTTGTTTATAATTAGCCTGTTATACATGCAGTGATGGCATGAGGACATAAACACCCGAACTTCCTAATAAGTACGTCAAGAACATTTCCGGAAGTTATCAGAGAACAAAACGATCCTTTAAGAACCAAAATCCTCCCCACAATTTTGCAAATAAACCTCAAACAGACCGAAAGAATTGCTTTTTAAAAAACTTATTTTTCAATTGAAAGGACAGAGGAGCACTCTTTACAAGGCAAAGTTGTTTAAAAAGAAAGATAAAGAGTTGCTCGCAAATCAGGTTTTTCTAGCTTGCTCAAGAACTTTCTATTTATCATAAACTTCAAACTTTATTAAATCATTAAACCATTTCTACCCATATTTGTCATTTAGTAAACAATAAATAGATTAGATTATGGAAAAAATTATTGAGAGAAATGTCCCTATCGCAGAAGAGAATGTAACATTGTCAGGACAACCGGCAACGAATATGTTCGAAGACTGGGGTGAAGACATAACTGAAACAGATCTTTTGCATGAAGAAAAAGATAAAGGATTCTCCCCCAAAAAGAATCCCCAAAAACTGATGAAAGAAATGGATCAAATAGTGCAGGATGACATTAAAAACATTCATTAATAACCATTCATCCAATCCCCTTTATTATTTTACATTTGTCCTAGACTTGTATACGAAAATCACTTGACGAAAAGAGTATAAGGACAACTGAATACAAATAAATTGGAAACAGCTGCCATAAAAAACAGTTGTTTCCAATTTCAATTATGAACAAAATCTCTATGACGACAAATTAATTAAGATAACAACACAAGTCTTGATGCCATCCTATTGGAGCGTTATTCACCTCAGTAGGGGTGAAATGATTTATCGCAATCACATTCCTCACCCCACGTACTATATCTTTTGTAAACAACGCTGCAAGTCCTAATCCCATTCCCCATACTAACACAATAAAAAACTTTCTCATATCCTAATATATTTAAATGGTTATTCTTATGATAAAGAGAAAACAATTCCTATGCCAAAACCAGACTAGTATTGATTATCAATCAAATACATTAAGAACAAACTATTTTCAAAGAAAAAGGTCCACATTTTCATTGTAGAATATTTCTACACTTTCCCCAACAAATCAGACATGTGCATCACCTTGTATCCGGCACAACAAACAACAGGAAGGATACCTTTGTAACATTCTTCCCCATCTAAATACATTGATAATATTGATAGTTGGTTAGCTGCACACAAGTACAAACAACTAACTATAAGCAGTCTCGTTATAATCCCCCAACAACAAAACAGCCATATCAACTATAAATCGTGTTCATTCATCCCAGGCAACAGTTCTTCCTGAATATTTGTCATGCTTCTCCACAAACTATACCGTGCTTCAGGATTCATTTTTTCTAGAGAATATAAAACATCTTTCATATTTGAACGATTCGACAAACTTTCATAAGGACAATTTTTGATCTGTTTACGAAAACCGAGGATACGTGCCATTTCAATTAAATCCGCTTCATGTACCAAGCACATAGGACGAATAATTGTCATCTCAAATTTACGCATCACTAATTTAGGAGGCATCGTACTGAACGCTCCCTGAAAAGTAATATTCATCAACAAAGTTTCCAAGATATCATCCATATGATGTCCTAAAGCAATCTTATTGCACCCCTGCTCCTTTGCCACCGTGAACAAAGCTTTTCTCCGATTCCAAGAACAAAGGAAACAGGGAGACTTCCGAGTATCGGTACTCAGATCAAAAAAAGTTTCATAATGCACAAACGGCACCCCTAAATCCTCTGAGTAGCCTTTCAGATATTCCAAATCAGATTGATAAGGAATATTTGTCATGCCTACATGCACAGCTATCACTGCAAATTTCGGTTTCAAAATACGTGAACGCCTTGCCAATAACTCCAATAGAGCCAAAGAATCCTTTCCA from Phocaeicola dorei encodes the following:
- a CDS encoding DMT family protein — protein: MLSHGIYSVILLIFSNVFMTFAWYGHLKMRQEFSWFAALPLIGVIAFSWAIAFFEYCLQVPANRLGFKDSGGPFDIMQLKVIQEVITLAVFTLFSVWAFKTELKWNHLAAFLCLVLAVYFVFKK
- a CDS encoding ATP-binding protein, translated to MAQFTEDEKIMRRLEQRFNKGVVKYRLIEDGDKILIALSGGKDSLALLELLARRSRILKPKFAVIAVHVGMTNIPYQSDLEYLKGYSEDLGVPFVHYETFFDLSTDTRKSPCFLCSWNRRKALFTVAKEQGCNKIALGHHMDDILETLLMNITFQGAFSTMPPKLVMRKFEMTIIRPMCLVHEADLIEMARILGFRKQIKNCPYESLSNRSNMKDVLYSLEKMNPEARYSLWRSMTNIQEELLPGMNEHDL
- a CDS encoding MFS transporter yields the protein MNTSQKNFMVPLAFVGMMFFAIGFALGINSFLMPVLERSMEMSASESNLLLAATFVPFLIFGIPATKCIEAIGYKKTMALSFIIFAIAFGLFIQAAATESIVWFLFASFICGAANAVLQASVNPYVTILGPIESAAKRISIMGICNKLAWPATTLFITLVIGKTIDQIKMEDLFQPFGIIIGIFVVLGIIALMAPLPEVKAAGEDATTDAEEAVACPYAEGKTSIMQFPHLLLGVIALFLYVGVETIALATATGYAKALELPGDNYGFIPSIGMVVGYICGATLIPKYLSQATAMKICAIIAIIGSALVATMPAEISVYCIFFMALGCSLMWPALWPLAMADLGKFTKAGSSLLTMAIAGGAVMPWVRGIVQDATSFQTSYWICVPCFLFILYYGMIGYKIRTKK
- a CDS encoding DUF4858 domain-containing protein — protein: MTQRVNFSILFCTISILTAQAQWNKQDSIRLQELLNGDGELKINTEAVKSIHFDFKSDKDNIKGTPFMSEDKPWMKFLKDLPKNFGDTTKWVRPNFVRLTPYTPYTTWHEDPVNDPIFLKRKDSLTMSWKLNIKLIPGLRNGYVILPAGMDQTVTPSNNPLIGGLDADNFLYESLTKRGRAIRRNRNRAKGWKIYQSYVPTRQDSILFPRISKVSEQDSLPKQDTLLIKKDSAIINQNSLLLKDKINGKDQTKKSR
- a CDS encoding bifunctional dihydroorotate dehydrogenase B NAD binding subunit/NADPH-dependent glutamate synthase, whose product is MNKIISKEHFSEKVFKLVIEAPLIAKSRKAGHFVIVRVGEKGERMPLTIAGADPVKGTITLVVQEVGLSSTRLCELNEGDYITDVVGPLGKATHIENFGTVVCAGGGVGVAPMLPIVQALKAAGNRVITVLAGRTKELIILEKEMRESSDEVIIMTDDGSYGHKGLVTEGVEEVIKRETVNKCFAIGPAIMMKFVCLLTKKYEIPTDVSLNTIMVDGTGMCGACRITVGGKTRFVCVDGPEFDGHQVDFDEMLKRMGAFKDIEKEEIHKLDTEKPMTCEATKELDGRDAEWRASLRKAMKPKERMAIPRVKMNELDAEYRSHSRKEEVNLGLNEEQAITEAKRCLDCPNPTCMNGCPVGINIPKFIKNIERGEFLEAAKTLKATSALPAVCGRVCPQEKQCESQCTHLKAGHEAVAIGYLERFAADYERESGQISVPEVAEKNNIKVAVIGSGPAGLSFAGDMAKQGYDVTVFEALHEIGGVLKYGIPEFRLPNKIVDVEIDNLSKMGVKFMKDCIVGKTISVEDLEAEDFKGIFVASGAGLPNFMNIPGENSINIMSSNEYLTRVNLMDAASEDSDTPVTFGKRVAVIGGGNTAMDSVRTARRLGAERAMIIYRRSEEEMPARLEEVKHAKEEGVEFLTLHNPIEYIADEKGRVKQVVLQKMELGEPDASGRRSPIAIPGATETIDIDMAIVSVGVSPNPIVPSSIPRLELGRKGTIAVNENMQSSIPTIYAGGDIVRGGATVILAMGDGRKAAASMHAQLSSK